Proteins found in one Thalassomonas actiniarum genomic segment:
- a CDS encoding hybrid sensor histidine kinase/response regulator, with protein MKPVQLLIVITILLGGIATSYQVHNSIQAKAEAAWLERAAQDAKSISDIGQFWVSHFVGPMRGFANLFLSSAEVTEDEMMDSYEFFSGSESGIPLLNAAFVEFSSASTDEQKFIISLSSEESGILEVGSNLINLPQAKLPILTAINYPGEVVLGPPFEDEFGTKFSLAALYIETDSIRGVVVSMPDITDFAQSLGAVHAPKGMNFELVGNWRLENGKTIEKLLYQPESRQQPIVKTLPVKVMVGKFMWIFNWRVFPDYEGGTETRLALSILVGGSAFSLMISIFIAFLFKQNSSVQKLVEERTSELQDALEQADMASQAKSDFLANMSHEIRTPMNAIIGLSYLALKTQLTPPQRDYLSKISSSSQALLRIINDILDFSKIEAGKLHMEKVSFDLNEVLMDLSNLIVTGAKAKGTEITISCPHDIPCNLIGDPLRLGQILLNLASNAVKFTENGEIAISVSCDREDENEATLTFFVKDTGIGMTKAQKDKLFQSFTQADTSTTRKYGGTGLGLTISKQLVELMGGEIWGESEPGVGSTFFFRVTFALDPNRDAHYIPSDDTLKGKRVLIVDDNATALESLTEILQSLDFDVYAVSSGEAALEEIRRVAITPNCKPYDIIFMDWHMPGLDGVETSRLIKAQTRDSNPPIIIMVTGFDGFDVLKEGKDALDGYLQKPVNLTAMFNMIASKIGGCEQLSEIRENQLRQQSQDINLKGLKLLLAEDNVINQQVARELLEGKGIDLTIVSNGLEAVGAVKDANSKDEAFDLILMDIQMPVMDGYQATDNIRKHSGRDRLPIIAMTAHALVGEKEKSLMNGMNDHITKPIDPDILFSTVAKWTTPDDHTPAELKEKAEGHLCEQALEEQPVKDHHDLPRLPGIVLERALISVNGNQALLSKLLTEFYQDYQSAGEDITQALVSGGQDFVARKLHTIKGAGGTLGAMALSDAAQVLEVQVLSGESQPQGLKTFIGEFDKVMAGLAAFVAPEPDVESVADAAEAVPVQDGEEVDAEQVAAKLQELKTLLESGSSDAGDALLGLKYLLSDEDAAVMDDLSELVKDYDFDEAIEALDQVEQALTILKE; from the coding sequence GTGAAGCCTGTCCAATTACTTATCGTTATCACCATACTGTTAGGCGGCATCGCCACTTCGTATCAGGTGCATAACAGCATTCAGGCGAAAGCCGAAGCCGCCTGGCTTGAGCGGGCGGCGCAGGACGCCAAAAGCATTTCCGATATCGGCCAGTTCTGGGTGTCCCATTTTGTCGGGCCGATGCGGGGTTTTGCCAACCTGTTTCTAAGCTCAGCAGAAGTCACCGAAGACGAGATGATGGACAGTTACGAGTTCTTCAGCGGCTCCGAGTCGGGAATACCGCTGCTTAACGCCGCCTTTGTCGAATTTTCTTCGGCCAGTACCGACGAGCAAAAGTTTATTATCAGTTTAAGCAGTGAAGAGTCCGGCATTTTGGAAGTGGGGTCGAATCTTATCAACTTGCCGCAGGCGAAACTGCCGATATTAACGGCGATAAACTATCCGGGCGAGGTGGTACTCGGGCCGCCGTTTGAAGATGAATTCGGCACGAAATTCAGCCTGGCCGCCCTGTATATTGAAACCGACAGCATCAGGGGCGTGGTGGTGTCTATGCCGGATATCACCGACTTTGCCCAAAGCCTGGGGGCGGTGCATGCCCCCAAAGGAATGAATTTCGAGTTAGTGGGCAACTGGCGTTTAGAGAACGGCAAAACCATAGAAAAACTCCTCTACCAGCCGGAAAGCCGGCAACAGCCGATAGTGAAGACCCTGCCGGTTAAAGTCATGGTGGGTAAGTTCATGTGGATATTCAACTGGCGTGTTTTCCCCGACTATGAAGGCGGCACGGAAACCCGGCTGGCGCTGTCTATTTTAGTGGGCGGCAGTGCTTTTAGTTTGATGATCTCGATTTTTATCGCCTTCTTGTTCAAGCAAAACTCCTCGGTGCAAAAACTGGTGGAAGAGCGTACCTCTGAGCTTCAGGATGCGCTGGAGCAGGCGGATATGGCCAGCCAGGCAAAAAGCGATTTCCTCGCCAATATGAGTCATGAAATTCGCACGCCGATGAATGCCATCATCGGCTTGTCTTATCTGGCGCTGAAAACCCAGCTGACCCCGCCGCAGCGGGATTATCTCTCGAAAATCAGCTCATCGTCGCAGGCCTTGCTGCGCATTATCAACGACATCCTGGATTTTTCCAAAATCGAAGCCGGTAAGCTGCATATGGAAAAGGTGTCGTTTGACTTAAATGAAGTACTGATGGATTTATCCAACCTCATTGTCACCGGCGCCAAGGCCAAAGGCACGGAAATCACCATTTCCTGTCCCCACGACATTCCCTGCAACCTGATTGGCGATCCTCTGCGTTTGGGGCAAATTCTACTTAATCTGGCCAGCAATGCCGTCAAGTTCACCGAAAATGGCGAAATTGCCATTTCCGTTTCCTGCGACCGCGAGGATGAAAACGAGGCAACTTTGACCTTTTTCGTTAAAGATACCGGGATCGGCATGACCAAAGCGCAAAAAGACAAGCTGTTCCAGTCATTCACTCAGGCAGATACTTCCACCACACGTAAATATGGCGGCACCGGTTTGGGCCTGACCATTTCCAAGCAACTGGTGGAATTGATGGGCGGGGAAATCTGGGGAGAAAGTGAGCCCGGTGTCGGCAGCACCTTTTTCTTTAGGGTAACCTTTGCCTTAGATCCCAACCGCGACGCCCATTATATTCCCAGCGACGATACCCTTAAAGGCAAGCGGGTGTTGATTGTCGATGACAATGCCACCGCACTTGAAAGCCTGACGGAAATCCTGCAGTCGCTGGACTTTGACGTTTATGCGGTTTCTTCCGGTGAAGCGGCGCTGGAAGAAATTCGCCGGGTAGCCATTACCCCCAACTGCAAACCCTACGATATTATCTTTATGGACTGGCATATGCCGGGGCTTGACGGCGTGGAAACCTCCAGGCTGATCAAGGCGCAAACCCGTGACAGCAACCCGCCTATCATCATTATGGTGACCGGGTTTGACGGTTTCGATGTGCTTAAAGAAGGCAAAGATGCCCTTGACGGTTATCTGCAAAAACCGGTGAACTTAACCGCCATGTTTAATATGATCGCCTCGAAAATAGGCGGCTGCGAGCAGCTGAGCGAGATACGGGAAAACCAGTTAAGGCAACAATCGCAAGACATCAACTTAAAAGGTCTTAAGCTGCTGCTGGCCGAAGATAATGTCATCAACCAGCAGGTTGCCCGGGAATTGCTCGAAGGTAAAGGCATTGACTTAACCATAGTCAGCAACGGACTCGAAGCCGTTGGTGCGGTGAAAGACGCCAACAGCAAGGACGAGGCGTTTGATCTGATACTGATGGATATTCAAATGCCGGTGATGGACGGCTATCAGGCGACAGATAACATCAGGAAGCATTCGGGGCGTGACCGGCTGCCGATCATCGCCATGACCGCCCATGCGCTGGTGGGAGAAAAGGAAAAGTCCTTGATGAATGGCATGAATGATCATATAACTAAACCTATCGATCCGGACATACTTTTTTCAACGGTTGCCAAATGGACAACGCCCGATGATCATACGCCGGCTGAGCTTAAGGAAAAGGCTGAGGGGCACTTGTGTGAGCAGGCATTGGAAGAACAACCGGTGAAAGACCACCACGACTTACCACGGCTGCCCGGCATAGTGCTGGAGCGCGCGTTGATTTCGGTCAATGGTAACCAGGCCTTGCTGAGCAAATTGCTGACAGAATTTTATCAGGACTACCAAAGTGCAGGTGAAGATATCACCCAGGCGCTTGTGTCCGGCGGTCAGGATTTTGTTGCCCGCAAGCTGCATACCATTAAAGGCGCGGGGGGCACTTTAGGAGCCATGGCGTTAAGTGATGCGGCGCAGGTGCTGGAAGTTCAGGTATTGTCCGGGGAAAGTCAGCCGCAGGGGCTGAAAACCTTTATCGGTGAATTTGATAAGGTGATGGCAGGTTTGGCCGCTTTTGTTGCACCCGAACCGGATGTTGAATCTGTCGCTGACGCAGCAGAAGCTGTACCTGTGCAGGACGGGGAAGAAGTAGATGCTGAGCAGGTAGCAGCAAAACTTCAGGAGCTTAAAACCTTGCTGGAGTCGGGCAGCAGCGATGCCGGAGATGCCTTGCTGGGCTTGAAATATTTACTCAGTGATGAGGATGCTGCGGTTATGGATGATTTGTCGGAACTCGTCAAAGACTATGATTTTGACGAGGCTATTGAAGCGCTTGACCAGGTAGAACAAGCGCTGACCATACTAAAAGAATAA
- a CDS encoding diguanylate cyclase translates to MSKARILIVDDERLNINVMISILSEDYELVIAKSGEQALKRVAAQAPDLILLDISMPDMDGYTVFERIGEMTGGKRIPIIFITAMRSPEEEIKGLKMGAVDYITKPFTPSIVEVRVANQIEAKRNRDELERLNRTDALTGIANRRRFDEYIMLQRESIVRSEAALSIIMIDIDHFKQFNDCYGHGAGDDCLKRVATALASKLDRTTDFIARYGGEEFVVILPATDSEGAAQCAERLCEAVAELEIAHDESGTCGHVTASFGVATLLPEQREVSVEDLLEWADQALYQAKTSGRNQFHIARGG, encoded by the coding sequence ATGTCAAAAGCACGCATCTTGATCGTTGATGATGAACGTTTAAACATCAACGTAATGATCAGCATATTATCCGAAGACTATGAGCTGGTGATCGCCAAAAGCGGTGAACAGGCGTTAAAGCGCGTGGCGGCTCAGGCCCCGGATCTTATTTTGCTGGATATCAGCATGCCGGACATGGATGGTTATACGGTATTTGAGCGCATCGGTGAGATGACGGGAGGCAAGCGCATTCCTATTATCTTTATTACCGCGATGCGTTCACCCGAAGAGGAAATCAAAGGTTTAAAAATGGGGGCGGTAGACTATATTACCAAACCTTTCACCCCCTCGATTGTTGAAGTGCGGGTGGCGAATCAAATTGAAGCCAAGCGCAACCGCGACGAGCTGGAGCGCTTGAACCGCACCGATGCTTTAACCGGTATCGCCAACCGCCGCCGTTTCGATGAATATATTATGTTGCAAAGGGAAAGCATAGTACGCTCTGAAGCCGCGCTTTCCATTATCATGATAGATATCGACCATTTTAAGCAATTTAACGACTGTTACGGCCACGGCGCCGGTGATGATTGTTTAAAAAGGGTGGCTACGGCGCTGGCGAGCAAGCTCGATCGCACCACAGATTTTATTGCCCGTTACGGCGGCGAGGAATTTGTGGTGATTTTACCGGCCACCGACAGCGAAGGGGCGGCGCAGTGCGCCGAGCGCTTATGTGAGGCGGTGGCAGAGCTGGAGATAGCGCATGATGAATCCGGTACCTGCGGCCATGTGACCGCAAGTTTTGGCGTGGCCACCTTGTTGCCGGAGCAGCGGGAAGTCTCGGTAGAAGATTTGCTGGAATGGGCGGACCAGGCGCTTTACCAGGCCAAGACATCGGGGCGCAACCAGTTTCATATTGCCCGCGGGGGTTAG
- a CDS encoding heme-binding protein, translating into MATQEKTPLFGPLEGLIGTWVGAKGWSVIAVPAPGSTPDGSADFKLIVQNYTETLTFKAVDDPVRNRGGAVEQNIGAIEYEQRIHDFDTKALIHVENGMLMYLGDVASESGEPGPKPMFSIARSATVPHGDSAMILGDAVVKEGAPEVPDISSLPSEADQAGMPEGFLKQYENEQERLTVYDIVTKQNSKIFNVANPNDNLKRDNNGLEVVSTTHISMDSENGGGINNIPFIVKHANATRFQCDFWLQTIKLPMSGQTFEELQYSQNVDIEFHKRFSDKSGLITWPHVTVNTLTKQ; encoded by the coding sequence ATGGCAACGCAAGAAAAAACTCCCTTATTTGGCCCTCTTGAAGGTTTGATCGGCACCTGGGTCGGCGCTAAGGGCTGGAGTGTTATCGCGGTACCTGCTCCCGGCTCTACTCCTGACGGCAGCGCTGACTTTAAATTGATTGTGCAAAATTATACCGAAACCTTAACCTTTAAGGCGGTTGACGATCCGGTGCGCAACCGCGGCGGTGCAGTGGAGCAAAACATCGGTGCGATAGAATATGAGCAGCGCATCCATGATTTTGATACCAAAGCGTTAATTCATGTTGAAAATGGCATGTTGATGTATTTGGGGGATGTTGCCTCAGAGTCGGGGGAGCCGGGCCCTAAGCCTATGTTCTCTATTGCCCGCAGTGCTACCGTGCCCCATGGCGATTCTGCCATGATATTAGGGGATGCTGTCGTCAAAGAGGGGGCCCCCGAAGTGCCCGACATCAGTTCATTGCCGTCTGAGGCTGATCAAGCAGGTATGCCGGAAGGTTTTCTAAAACAATATGAAAATGAGCAGGAGCGGCTGACGGTTTACGATATTGTGACCAAGCAGAACTCGAAGATTTTTAATGTTGCCAACCCCAATGATAACCTGAAAAGGGACAACAATGGCTTGGAAGTGGTGAGCACCACCCATATCAGCATGGATTCTGAAAACGGAGGCGGTATCAATAATATTCCGTTTATTGTCAAACATGCCAATGCCACCCGTTTCCAGTGCGACTTCTGGCTGCAAACCATTAAATTGCCGATGTCAGGGCAGACTTTTGAGGAGCTGCAATATTCGCAAAATGTTGATATTGAATTTCATAAAAGGTTCAGTGACAAATCCGGCTTGATCACCTGGCCGCATGTCACGGTGAATACCCTGACCAAGCAATAG
- a CDS encoding endonuclease: MRYFTLLIVLLATPALLLANNANDSNPQKRVNELFWPQLYNRSYHTLYCAVNQPPQDKVTITRLYPASWLAQAYGCDKHEHCNQIQYRYALADLHNLWPALVRYHQVRGQLPFVELPGENMLFVEDKCDFEKRLADEAANGASAHGSGIEPRDYAKGEIARSILYMLWKYRLPDQGMLSLMVKWANQYPVSMEEKWRNEKIHALQGNRNPFIDDKAMANIYASIR, encoded by the coding sequence ATGAGATACTTCACTTTATTGATAGTGTTACTGGCAACACCAGCATTGCTACTTGCCAATAACGCTAACGACAGCAACCCACAAAAGAGGGTAAACGAACTTTTTTGGCCGCAATTATATAACCGCAGCTACCACACCCTGTATTGCGCCGTGAACCAACCTCCTCAAGATAAAGTCACCATTACCCGGCTCTATCCGGCCAGCTGGCTGGCACAGGCTTACGGATGCGACAAGCATGAGCATTGCAACCAGATCCAGTACCGCTATGCCTTGGCAGACTTACATAATCTCTGGCCAGCCCTGGTCCGTTATCACCAGGTGCGGGGGCAATTACCTTTTGTCGAACTGCCCGGTGAAAACATGCTCTTTGTCGAAGATAAATGTGATTTTGAAAAACGCTTAGCCGATGAAGCGGCAAACGGCGCTTCGGCTCACGGCTCAGGTATAGAGCCAAGAGATTATGCTAAGGGGGAAATAGCCCGCAGCATATTATATATGCTGTGGAAGTACCGATTGCCGGATCAGGGCATGCTGTCTTTGATGGTAAAATGGGCGAACCAATATCCGGTTAGCATGGAAGAGAAGTGGCGTAATGAAAAAATACACGCCCTGCAAGGGAACCGAAACCCGTTTATTGACGATAAAGCGATGGCAAATATCTATGCATCGATAAGATAA
- a CDS encoding trypsin-like serine protease — protein MSNSIFQPKVLAVCLSALISQAAIAADAAVTQPTKLGDSSIQVIGGDDTFARDWMVSIGWSFYDHWCGGSLIDSQWVMTAAHCVDGGKTPGQFTLQIGARDTSNSNDGVTVGASEIHIHPSWSSNAIVNDIALIKLDTPVNNNTIGFTTGSTGDIATLIGWGDTSHGNGQYPDILQAVELPVISPSTCDSIWGQYGVNIPSTQLCASTNTESSCSGDSGGPLFVNENGQDKQIGVVSYGYTASCTSSVAPSVFTRVSSYTDWIDSVMNDGGVVTPGDSLEETNINIRRRATNTYTVEIPAGTSSLTVNTSGGTGDADLSVGHASSSSFACTSEGSSNTESCTISNPAAGTWNIEVYAYSRVRGLTLTANWN, from the coding sequence ATGAGTAACTCTATTTTTCAGCCTAAAGTGCTGGCAGTTTGTTTAAGTGCACTGATTTCACAAGCGGCGATTGCAGCAGATGCTGCGGTAACGCAACCGACCAAACTGGGCGATTCGTCCATCCAGGTGATCGGCGGTGATGATACCTTTGCCCGTGACTGGATGGTATCTATCGGCTGGAGCTTTTATGATCACTGGTGTGGTGGCAGCCTGATTGATTCACAATGGGTCATGACCGCGGCGCACTGTGTTGACGGCGGAAAAACACCGGGTCAGTTCACCCTGCAAATCGGTGCCCGCGATACCAGCAACAGCAATGACGGTGTCACCGTAGGCGCTTCTGAAATTCATATTCACCCAAGCTGGAGCAGCAATGCCATAGTTAACGACATTGCCTTGATTAAGCTTGATACTCCGGTGAACAACAACACTATCGGCTTTACTACCGGCTCTACCGGCGATATTGCCACCTTAATCGGTTGGGGTGATACCAGCCATGGTAACGGCCAGTATCCGGATATTCTGCAAGCGGTTGAACTGCCTGTGATTTCACCTAGCACTTGTGACAGCATCTGGGGTCAGTACGGCGTAAATATTCCTTCTACCCAGCTTTGTGCCAGCACAAACACCGAAAGCTCATGTAGCGGCGACAGCGGCGGCCCGCTTTTTGTTAACGAAAACGGCCAGGACAAGCAAATTGGTGTAGTCAGTTACGGTTATACCGCTTCATGTACCAGCAGCGTAGCGCCCAGCGTATTTACCCGTGTTTCCAGCTATACCGACTGGATTGACAGTGTAATGAATGACGGCGGCGTGGTTACGCCGGGTGATAGCCTGGAAGAAACCAATATTAATATCCGTCGCCGGGCAACCAATACTTATACCGTGGAAATCCCGGCAGGTACTTCAAGCTTAACGGTCAATACCAGTGGTGGTACCGGTGATGCCGACCTGTCTGTAGGTCATGCTTCATCCTCTTCGTTTGCCTGTACTTCTGAAGGAAGCAGCAACACGGAATCTTGTACCATATCCAACCCGGCAGCGGGTACCTGGAACATTGAAGTTTACGCTTACAGCCGGGTACGTGGTTTAACCTTAACCGCTAACTGGAATTAA
- a CDS encoding sugar phosphate isomerase/epimerase family protein, with protein sequence MKVIKIIMLFALATGLASCALTPSATANNKVQANTQETGTMPKIGLQLWSIKDDVKQDFKGTLTQVANMGFKGVEFAGDYGPYKNNGKGLKNFLNSLGLTGSAAHIRFKDFNEENFNRSVAFFRDAGIDTLIVPWDDRAWDKHKIQALVTDLNQLAAQLTREGFKFGYHNHDEEFNAYGNATFWDHIARTTAQDFVLQMDVGWVTYAEHNPLTYIKRYPGRTLTTHFKAKLPEQEIKGKRAIIGDDVTDWASVIKADIAHGGTQWFIVEQEEYPDGLTPLEAVKLSKRGLDKIIANLEL encoded by the coding sequence ATGAAAGTAATCAAGATAATCATGCTGTTTGCCCTGGCTACCGGCCTGGCATCCTGCGCATTAACCCCGTCAGCTACAGCAAACAATAAGGTGCAAGCAAACACACAGGAAACCGGTACCATGCCTAAAATAGGCCTCCAGCTTTGGTCAATAAAAGACGATGTCAAACAAGATTTTAAAGGCACCTTAACTCAGGTTGCCAATATGGGCTTTAAAGGGGTCGAGTTTGCCGGCGATTACGGCCCTTATAAAAATAACGGCAAAGGCCTGAAAAACTTTTTAAACAGCCTGGGCTTAACCGGCAGTGCCGCCCATATCCGCTTTAAAGACTTTAACGAAGAAAATTTCAATCGCTCGGTGGCCTTTTTTCGCGATGCCGGTATTGACACCCTGATTGTGCCCTGGGATGACCGGGCCTGGGACAAGCATAAAATACAGGCCCTGGTGACAGATCTGAATCAACTGGCAGCACAACTGACCCGCGAAGGTTTTAAATTTGGCTACCACAACCATGATGAAGAATTTAATGCCTACGGCAATGCCACCTTCTGGGATCATATCGCCCGCACCACAGCGCAAGACTTTGTTTTGCAAATGGATGTCGGCTGGGTAACCTATGCCGAGCACAACCCGCTCACCTACATTAAACGCTACCCCGGCCGTACCTTAACCACACATTTTAAAGCTAAACTGCCGGAGCAGGAAATCAAAGGCAAGCGCGCCATTATCGGCGACGATGTCACCGACTGGGCCAGTGTCATTAAAGCCGATATTGCCCATGGCGGCACACAGTGGTTTATCGTCGAGCAGGAAGAATACCCCGACGGATTAACGCCGCTGGAAGCGGTAAAACTGTCGAAACGAGGTCTGGACAAGATCATCGCCAACCTCGAACTTTAG